The following proteins are co-located in the Rattus norvegicus strain BN/NHsdMcwi chromosome 19, GRCr8, whole genome shotgun sequence genome:
- the LOC120098629 gene encoding large ribosomal subunit protein eL29-like, protein MAKSKNHTTHNQSRKWHRNGIKKPRSQRYKSLKGVDAKFLRNMRFAKKHNKKGLKKMQANNAKAVSARAEAIKALVKPQAVKPKMPKGSSRKLSRLAFIAHPKLGKKIRNYMAKGRRLCQPKPKVQTKAEAKAPAKAQAKAPAQAPKGAQAPVKAP, encoded by the coding sequence atggccaagtccaagaaccacaccacacacaaccagtcccgcaaatggcacagaaatggcatcaagaaaccccGGTCACAAAGATACAAATCTCTTAAGGGGGTCGAcgccaagtttctgaggaacatgcgctttgccaagaagcacaacaagaaaggcctgaagaagatgcaggccaacaatgCCAAGGCTGTGAGTGCACGAgcagaggccatcaaggcccTCGTGAAGCCTCAGGCTGtcaagcccaagatgccaaagggcTCCAGCCGGAAACTCAGCCGTCTGGCTTTCATCGCTCACCCCAAGCTTGGGAAGAAGATTCGAAACTACATGGCCAAGGGTCGTAGGCTCTGCCAACCCAAAcccaaggttcaaaccaaggcagaggccaaagctccagctaaggcccaggccaaagctccagcccaggctcccaagggtgcccaggcccctgtgaaggccccatag